A single window of Aphidius gifuensis isolate YNYX2018 linkage group LG1, ASM1490517v1, whole genome shotgun sequence DNA harbors:
- the LOC122858656 gene encoding uncharacterized protein LOC122858656, whose protein sequence is MNHLITLFFILHASKCILGAVELKDPTQASCFQFTWLRPEYDDNANSTINCSSLMHTPCVKPFIYTNDSTPPNVSYMWQEENRNEISCSMRSDYVCIKYSYIYNQAVVNTTYFCGKMTEDKKIPLTDGCYTQNVDGYTVETCACKSDGGQQPCNSSNQMTVKFRNFISCQLFILGIVINIFL, encoded by the exons atgaatcatttaataacattattttttatattacatgcATCAAAATGCATTCTgg gtgcTGTTGAATTAAAAGATCCAACACAAGCTTCGTGTTTTCAATTTACATGGCTGAGACCAGAGTATGATGACAAtgcaaattcaacaataaattgttCATCATTAATGCACACACCATGTGTTAAACCATTTATATAcacaa atGATTCAACACCACCAAATGTCAGCTACATGTGGCAGGaagaaaatagaaatgaaaTATCTTGTTCAATGAGATCAGACTATGTTTGCATCAAGTACAGTTATATTTACAATCAAGcag ttgTTAATACAACTTACTTTTGTGGAAAAATGAcagaggataaaaaaatacctcttacTGATGGATGTTATACGCAAAAt GTTGATGGTTACACTGTTGAAACTTGTGCCTGCAAATCTGATGGAGGACAACAGCCATGTAATTCTTCTAATCAAATGACtgtaaaatttcgaaattttatttcttgtcaattatttattcttggAATTGTtatcaacatatttttataa